attgaaattgagtAGGACTTGAAATAAGTACATTTgattgaagtttgaatttgatttagattaattgtttcttaatttggaTTGAACTTAAATCCAGTGAATTATAACTGAATCAATACTACTAAAATATGTGaaataatttactttattattttaaaatattaaaaatttatttatttctctctctctctcttttttttttggtgtagaATGTTTGAATTGTAACATTGATCAAATTCAGAACAACCTAATGCATCATTAGTTTAAACTTGGCAAAAGAATTGGAGTTCATCTTCACATTAATCAGTTTCATCTTCCTCCATTTTCCCTGATTTTCTCACTCATTTTCTCCCTTAACAAGGCTGGTTGGAGACTAGTAAAATAGAAGAGCACAGGATAAATTGAATGGAAGACAGATGATGATGGATTCTTCATGTTAAGGAAAGAACTATTAAAACTTGATGTGTTGTTGTGAATCCTGTGATTCTAGCATTGGTTACATCATCTTCAATAGatagaaaactaaaaacaaccAAGATGGCATCATTCTGCCAGGTTAAAAGAGACTGTTAATTCTAGAATTCATAGCAACTTGACCTTATCAGCAACAAGCTCATGGGAAAAATGAACTCATCAGTGGCCTTTAGCAACATATGCAAAAGATGCTGCAGCAAAAATTGTTGTGGCAGATGACACCAAGGTCCAGAAATTCCTCTTCTTGTGTGCCTCAGCCAGAGTCTTCTGCAGAGTCTCCACTTGCCTCTTCATGTCTTCTACCTCGGTCTCTCTGCTTCTGAAAGCATTCTTTATGGCTTCTAGCTGTGCTGCAAATGGCTGAGTTTCTTCTTTGGTGTTTTGCTCATAAACACCCTCTTCTTGCTTTccattattttcatctttggaTGGACAAACCAGGGCTCCGGTGTTCTTCAACATGGCTAAGGCCAGTTCTGAATTAGCAAGCATTGATTCAACTTTACCCCGCATATCATCGATTCCTTGTTGAGCCTCCACAAGGTTCTTCTCTGCTGAAGCCTTTTCGCCCTTCAACATTTCATAGAGGCTCTGCAACTCTTTCTTTTCTCCAATGAGCTTCTCATGGTCCCTCTTCATCTGCTCCAGCTCTTTCAAGGTTTCTTCAGTATTCTTCTCCATTTCCACAACTTTTGTCCTCAGGTTGTCTCCGCTCTTTTTCTCCTCAGCAAGGCCCTTCTTCACATCATCTCTCTCTACTGTAATCTGATTCAATGCATCTCTATAGTGGGTAGCTTCAGATTGCAATTGCTTGTTCTTCTCTGCAAtctctccaaatttcttttccaatttgGAAAGAACATCCACGAGCTCACGCACGTCCTTCTGCAACTCAACAATTTCACTCTCCTGTTTAAATTTCACCTCCTCAATCGCATTTTTCTCACTAAGTATCTCCTCCACCTTTTGCTTCTGAACCTCTAGTTGCTTCTGAGCGTCCTCCAGACTCTTCATGGTGGAAACCTTTTCCCCCATTAAACTTTCCAAGCGTTTTTCCATCTCGTTTTTCTCTGAGATCAGTGTATTGCTCTCCATTTCCATCTTCTCTTGCTTCTCTTTAGCCTCAACTAGATTCTTCTCCAATTCACAAACTTTGATCCGCAAATCCTCTTGCTCCTTCAGCAGAGCACATCTGTTCTCATTGAGTTCACCCACTTCCTTCTTCAACTCATTTATCAACACCATTTGGGTACTTCTCTCCTTCTCAATCCCCTCTTTATCACTAACAATGGCCTCAATCTTAGCCTTCAAATCATTATTCAACCTCACTGATTCAGCCAACCTCCTCTCGACCAAATCTTTATCAATTTTCAGGGACTCGATGCTTtcatctttcttctctttttcttctatcAGTGCCTCACATTCCATTTGCAGTACACTCACCTTCTCTTCagtctttttttctctcccctCCATTTCAACCACTTTCAACCTCAACCTATTTGCCTCCTCAGCCCAAAAATCTCTCTCACTCCTCATTCCATCCCTCTCACCACTGACATGATCTAGTAATAGCCTCTGTTTTTCCAGATTGCCCACAACCTCATTGACCTTTTCCTTCAACACCTCAATCTCACTCTTCACCTTCTCACCCTCTTCTCTCCTCAAATCATCAATCTGGGTCTCAACAAAGAGACCCATTACGCTCTTCTCCAACTCCAACCCCATTGTCTGCTCCCTCAGCTGCTTCAACTCATCGTCCAAGATCTTCTTCTCCATCGCAAACCGAGACAACTCAGACTCCAAAGCCTCTCTGGACTGCTGCAGAGACTCCACCTGTTGACGACGCTCAAAGGTCTCTTTGAGGAGCAGAGAGTTGAGGGACTTGAGGTTTTGGAGTTTCTCAGAAGGGTCCTCCATGGGCGTGGTATCGTGGTCGGTCGGGTCTTGGTGTTGTTGGGTTGTCTTGTCTTGGTTGTTCGCCTTCTTCTTGGCCATTATGCGGATTGGGGATGAGAGGCTTAGGGTTTCTGTACGGTTTATATGGCTGAGAATGGAGATAACAGCGTAGAAACAATCCAGAGGTTTATCAAGGGTTTATATTGCGGAAGAATATAATGCTGCAGAAACCATTTCTCACATCCATCCAATATTTTGCCACGTGGCTCATGAAAGGAAATTACACCACTACCACTAttgtatttttgaattttgaataaaaatatttaaaaaacgcCTACTACTGTAATTTTGTTTCAAtactcataattatttttttaaataacctgaatattataatataaatggaGGGGGTTGAAGGGGCAGAAGATAACGGGAAGAATTGACACGgtcattttcaaattcaaatttttggcTCAAAGTTTGAGGAGTTCATGGGGAACCCCAACAACTGTTGGTAGATCACCTAGAGTTTTGACTCAAAATagtgctttttaaaaaaaaaaatccaaaaaataaaattattttgaaaataatgcccGATCTAATGCGTCTGTGCCACATAAGCTGCCacgtcataaaaccgtagttggtgactacggttttatttttctaaagtggttagaaaccgtagttaccgaccacggttttaactttaagtttaaagccgtagttggtgactacggctttgactttttttaaaaatggtcaaagccgtagtcaccaactgcggttttaactttatatataactttaatttttttaataaaaatattatattattttgattttaaatatacttattttattattttaaaaataataatatatgaaattaaataattgatatttttaatttgatataaatatatttttaaattttattaaaataatatactctatatttaatataaatatatttagttaattatatttaaatataaataaaatataataaattatgaaagcctattaaaaaacaaataatataaattattatattaattaataattttttatatactatatgtaagtggtatataatgtcacatgtatataagttaaattaagtttaaaatttatcatattttaatttaagttcataatattatatcgatatgataataatttatttatatatttaaataaatatgctaaattttaaacttaaattaaacttttatatttatatatatatatctgtgtgTGATATTATCTACTacttacatataatatataaaaaaattattaattaatatcataatttatattatttttttctccaaataggcatttataatttatttattttaaataaacataatttattatattatatttatatttaattttaattaaataattatatttatattaaatatagtgtcaattgttttaataaaatttatttatatatttaaataaaaatgtgataaattttaaacttaaattaaacttttatatatataatgtatgtGTGAggtattatataccacttatatataatatataaaaaattattaattaatataataatttatattacttttttatttttctaaataggcatttataatttatttattttaaataaatataatttattatattttattttaattaattaattatatttatattaaatatagtgcctattattttaataaaatttaaaaatatatttttatatcaaattaaaaatatcaattatttaatttcgtatattattatttttaaaataatgaaataagtatatttaaaatcaaaataatataatatttttattaaaaaaattaaagttatatataaatatatataaagttaaaaccgcaGTTAGTGACTACAGTtttgaccattttaaaaaaaagtcaaagccgtagtcaccaactacggctttaaacttaaagttaaaaccgtggttggtaactacggtttctaaccactttaaaaaaataaaaccgtagtcaccgactacggttttatgacgtGGCAGCTTATGTGGCACAGACGCATTAGATTgggcattattttcaaaacaactttattttttggattttttttttaaaaagcattattttgggtcaaagctcagATCACCTATCGTCCACGTCACTGCCGTTTATTGGCTTACAAAATGCATTTCAAATGAAATTCAGTGCATTTGTATTCATTTGCATTCAATTTCTGTTATGTGGGAGTGTTTCCTATAGatgtaaatttaaaagaatttgaccGTCATTTTGAGACTCTTTGGAAAATagcaaaaatgttaaaagaaaatatatatttttttaatatttgaattttttcaaaatgggtgaaaaaaaaaaatattaagaaaaggaGAGAGCCAGTCTTGTCAAAAGATTTCTTCTCATAAGggaataattttataacttttccttgtttttttttcttttcttatattttttttctccattttctttggcTCAATCTCTATAGAAACTAGTATGTAAGCAAAAATTGaacttgaattaaaaaaaaaaatgtgagtctatcttggtttcatttttttttctatttcctgaTATTATTCTATAACCGCTTCTTAATTTATTCactaactaattatttttatcataatttttttcttactaaaaaTTTCTGATTacttctatttttgaaaaaaatgaggtattttgtaaaatttagaaaatatttttttaaaaataaaaaattatttataatgttttctcaaaaaaaaaaaatatatttgataagtaattttcataaaaacacttttagagaaatatttttataaaaaatgcttTGAGTAAAAACAATACTAAACATatgttgaaattgattttaattagcATGTTGAGAAATGGTAATTTTTATGGGACGGTTATGTTTTGGACCTAGTTGGGTCCAAGAATTAAGATTTGGTCTATATAAGTTCACTACTTAAACCCAAGACCTAgagaaagtgtgaaaattgagaagaaagatataaattttttatcttttcaaaatgacatttattgactatgaaaaaaagagagtaaaaaaacattactttaaattttattccttttgtaaacctcaataaaatttaatttaatttagtgatttggaaaaaaaatacaccattttccaaaaaaataaaaataaattattatttaaaaatcaaacatctggaaaaatatatattttttaaaattatgtatgtaaaaaatatatcaaaattatttttttaacatgataTATTtgtagaatatatttttttaaaaaaaatttagttttctaaaaataataaattttcagaataattattaaaaaaaaataagataaaaagtttgtcaaatattGTAGtagaaaatacttaaaatagttttgtagggtatattgattttttaatattttatatcatttccatcaattatgcaatttttatgaaccaaatcttaattttcgGGCTCAGTTGGTctaaaacacaattgtcccggtttttatttatattcattgatACAACAACATTTATGACAATATGAATATTATGTCAATATTCAATCCCTTGTATACCAATATAAAAAGTGcgtatattaaataaaaaaattatgtaaatgtaagttttaaatcaatgtAAGGATACCCACATCTTCTTCAAGAGCATGTACAAATAACTAGCCCTTTTATAGATATTTCAGATGTAAAGAATCATAAGTTATTAGAAAAAGTTCAACGTGGGGTTGAAGTAAGTCATTTTTAGCAAATATTCAATTGATAATCTAGATTATATTTAAGGACAAAAAACTACTGTATCACTCCTAATAGAACATGTTTGAAATGTAAATAAATGAGTTAGGGGTGAGTTTgagatttttcttaaaaactcGAGAAGAGTTTAAATATTGTCTTGTCCAACCTCAccctatatataaaattaatttaatttaatttttactttcctgTTTTTAAATAGGTGAAATCACGTACAAGTGcactatttgaaaaatatagataaattgAGAAGTGGAATGGGGAAGGATTGACTTCCCTAAGGAAAAAACATAGGAATGGAAATGTGAAAGTTGAGTGTGGTTTTGGAATCAtgatttgagaattatttttctcaaaatgtattattttatgaaacctgctcttttttttttttttttttttttttcgggttCTCAActcattcatattttaataatgcacctttacatgattccccattttttaatataataataatgataatataatagttataaaaattataatattttaattatttataaaatatatttattttaatacaattaaaaataaattttaatttaaaaaaaaagaagagaaataagGCGAGGTGGGGGACCTACCTCGCCCTAtctcacttaatttttttttaaatgaaacgagaatgagaattattttgaataaaatggaTGGAGTTAGGATGAGGGCAACCTATCTCAAACCCGCCTGTTGTCATCCCTTGATGtatcttctatttttaaaacaaagagtATAATAACTATTTTAATTAAGCATAAAAATACTTGAATTTTGCTCctatataacttaaaattttcaaataaatgttaattatttatatttaattaaaatttaccTTACTTTTTTTTAGAGTATCTTCTATGTTTTAGAATACCAAGATAAAACAATCAAGTCCTTTAACttgattaattataattatttttttcaacttaatcttccactatttttctaatattgaaAAGTTCTAATTTGAGACCTGAATACTTGTATTTTTAAtgcaataattatatatttggTCATATAATTAATGTTACATAGGATATGTATATTCTATGATATTATATCTCATTGGATCGAAAAAAACAtatgttaaaatatgattttaaatgagatatgatatattTGGATATGCATATCCTATGTGTTAGGAtttttaggctaatccaacttatggtaatcaccctagagggggggtgaatagggtgatggtctctttttacaaatttaaacaaatgaatgcaagagacaattatatgcaattatataataatcaaaatatagacaattgcatataaattaaagagtaaggaagagagaatgcaaacacaagagtttatagtggttcggcgcaacccgacctacatccactctcctctagcttcaatctcAAGCTTGAAGTTTcactaatccaaggcttccaaaccaagccttcaagcaatacaattggattatggttccaattcaccttcttggacttttggctccaagcaccctttatacttctcaagagatatccctctcTTGAACAACTTCCTCTCAaggatttacaaataaaagatctcacaaaaatcctagtacaagaactttaagctcaaatgatacaagaaaaaataggattgaatggtgcactaaaaatatgcaagttttgaaataatggtgcactaaaaaatactctttccaaggctcaaatataatcaagaaagatttgggaaggttaaactttttaaacaatgaagattgaagcctttttatagaagagaaaaaccaaactagccgttagcattaaatgcttggcaggtgaccgttaaCCTCAACCAGACCTTGACTGGGAAGAGAATTaactcgaccgggaagagaaggctactgggagagaaaGAAACTTTTTTGGCCTCcctcgaccggttcctcaaccggttgaaccggttgagccattttttggctcaacacccaacatttttcaacttaaaaccttttaacataagtttgaaaatcatttaacacaaggttttagttgaaaacatgaaatcatcaaattctaaagatatttaaaacaatattactcttgaatgattttggtgcataaataaagaatgaaatgcatgaaaatcctagtgcaccaacaaccttacaaagagatcttataaagcttgggtcttgaaaaacttttctctttgaggtggtcttcttctttggaaatcgtcttgcctagtCACGCTTGAAATATGATTATTAGatttaaaccttgttttgttatcatcaaaatcaagattaaccaaaccttggtttcgcACTATGgacatgatattttaaggtaatatatttaatgatatatgttatattatattacatttatatttaatttgtgaaatgaaaaaaaaaatataaaatatatattattttcaatattgaaaataaaaattatatcacattccaatattttctatttaaaaaaatgaaatttctcttatctttaacaatatttatgattaaaatatttgaactttacaaataatttttgtatattatattatttaatatataaaaataatttacatcatatattaatattattttataaatttttttttggtttttcttttttaatcataaatttaattaataataaaaaattttattttacaaaatgagtatgtaaacaaaataaaaaattgataaaaaggTAAAGTTATGATACATGAGATATACATATCTCACATCTTAGTATGACGTATCTCATACAAAagggctaaaaaaaaaaagacgaatAGTATATTCTACTATTTATCCTATTGATGTTTGGTTAAACATATGGTAAGATatgataaatgatgagaaaactTATCTCATCATTAActaaacatgaaataaatataatgtCTCATCTCTTATTTTATCCCATGATATATTGGAACAATTAAACATGGTTAGATACTCTAAGGGTCTCTTTGGGAATTGTTTTCTGTtctttattattaagaatagaaaaagatgttttcagataatatcttttagttattttctattgttttaagaaataattatacaaacatgtaaaatgattaaaaataaaacattagataaaaaaaattatttttaaaacatatttaaaaatattaaaaacatgttcaaaaatattttgggttttcaaacaaacttgtgttatacaaaaatagagaacaattttcaaaaactattttttagaattgttttttaaaatagttaccaaacaaaacCTAAGATATTCacttaaaatgtaatttttaatgaattattttaaatatttttatattgaaaactatttacgcataaaaatttcaaataaatatgaattttcaaaGCAATGGTATCCTcgaatatgattttatttaagCACAAAGGAAACATAGTAATTCTATAATCTTTGTTTTTCCCACATCACtaattatttttggtaattcaattatcaaatttttgtttttatgtttttgaaaaaaaaaattgaatatttgatttgatagtgattctaaaattaatcatattagGACATTTATCTTACTAGATTTCTTCCCTCGATTATAATTTCCTTATTTAGTGATATTTCTTTTGTGTACATTATTTTCTTAGTTGTACATATATTTTTGACAATGACCCACGAGTTGATGgatgaaattataattatattttgaaattgaatcgATTGTCCAAGGAGGAGATGATATCGGTTTTTGTGGCTCATAATAGAGCAATGGCGAGGCTCATTGGGTTGCTGGTTTTCATCGGAGTTCTCGGAGCTTTGGTGTACTTCGATGTTTTCACACATCAACTTGCCCATGCTCAACTTCAATTCAGAGCTCGACCTCGGCGAATTCTGATGGATACCGACGTCGATATGATGATTTCTTCGGTCTCTTCGATTTGTTGGAGGAAAATACATTTGAATTCAACTTAGAGGTCTTTTCTTTTAATCCACTTAATAGCATTATTAATTTTTGCTTTAGAGGAcacttgtttttttagttttttatccaaagtaatttattttcggactttaagttgtttattttttcaccTTTCcatgttttattataattttttaacgGAATAGAAAAAGTCAGAATATTTGAGAGGgcttgtttttttagtttttttgttgaaaataatttgttttaagactttttgttttctatttttttcatgacttattataaatttttagttaaataaaaaaaactaaaatatttgacttttttaaatagaaaaaataacatattgaatttttggaaattaaattgaagttttgaaaattatttgaaaattgaaattttaaaaattaaaatttgaaaaattaaacttaagaattggagttttaaaaattaatttgaaaattagagtt
Above is a genomic segment from Vitis riparia cultivar Riparia Gloire de Montpellier isolate 1030 chromosome 14, EGFV_Vit.rip_1.0, whole genome shotgun sequence containing:
- the LOC117930563 gene encoding paramyosin-like translates to MAKKKANNQDKTTQQHQDPTDHDTTPMEDPSEKLQNLKSLNSLLLKETFERRQQVESLQQSREALESELSRFAMEKKILDDELKQLREQTMGLELEKSVMGLFVETQIDDLRREEGEKVKSEIEVLKEKVNEVVGNLEKQRLLLDHVSGERDGMRSERDFWAEEANRLRLKVVEMEGREKKTEEKVSVLQMECEALIEEKEKKDESIESLKIDKDLVERRLAESVRLNNDLKAKIEAIVSDKEGIEKERSTQMVLINELKKEVGELNENRCALLKEQEDLRIKVCELEKNLVEAKEKQEKMEMESNTLISEKNEMEKRLESLMGEKVSTMKSLEDAQKQLEVQKQKVEEILSEKNAIEEVKFKQESEIVELQKDVRELVDVLSKLEKKFGEIAEKNKQLQSEATHYRDALNQITVERDDVKKGLAEEKKSGDNLRTKVVEMEKNTEETLKELEQMKRDHEKLIGEKKELQSLYEMLKGEKASAEKNLVEAQQGIDDMRGKVESMLANSELALAMLKNTGALVCPSKDENNGKQEEGVYEQNTKEETQPFAAQLEAIKNAFRSRETEVEDMKRQVETLQKTLAEAHKKRNFWTLVSSATTIFAAASFAYVAKGH